A DNA window from Naumovozyma dairenensis CBS 421 chromosome 8, complete genome contains the following coding sequences:
- the DIS3 gene encoding exosome catalytic subunit DIS3 (similar to Saccharomyces cerevisiae DIS3 (YOL021C); ancestral locus Anc_1.367), translating to MSASAIAPRRKRLSDGLTVTQKVFIRSRNGGATKIIREHYLRTDIPCLSMACTKCPEIVVPDAENNLPKFILSNDPPEFPQPIGKHYVVLDTNIVLQAIDLLENPDCFFDVIIPQIVLDEVRNKSYPVYTRLRTLCRDSDDKKRFIVFHNEFNENTFVEREKDESINDRNDRAIRKTCQWYANHLKEYGINVILVTNDRLNREAAETTTPNKDEEKLITKSLMQYVDLLPNSEEIKDLIPNLEPTNNQELIKSNNNVSKEPIFPEYYSTARIMGGLKNGVLYQGNVQISEYNFLEGTVSLPSFSKPVLIVGQKNLNRAFNGDQVIVELLPESEWKAPSTIVLDSEHFNVNDNPDDDNNENADTTELGINGTSNIVISDKDRRLLAKHAIEAQKEKKVQPTARVVAITRRSWRQYVGQIAPNSVDLQTGGTQNVFVILMDKCLPKIRIRTRRAHDLLDKRIVISIDSWPTDQKYPLGHFVRDLGGIETAEAETEALLLEHDVEYRPFSKKVLECLPAEGHEWKAPASLTDPASLAKDPLLANRKDLRDKLICSIDPPGCVDIDDALHAKKLPNGNWEVGVHIADVTHFVKQGTALDAEGASRGTSVYLVDKRIDMLPMLLGTDLCSLKPYVDRFAFSVLWELDSNADIVKVDFTKSVIKSREAFSYEQAQLRIDDPNQTDDLTQGMRALLQLSIKLKQKRLDNGALNLASPEVKVHMDSETSDPGEVEIKKLLATNSLVEEFMLLANISVARKIYDAFPQTAMLRRHAAPPSTNFELLNEMLHRRKNMSISLESSKALADSLDRCEDPKDPYFNTLVRIMSTRCMMAAQYFYSGAYSYPDFKHYGLAVDIYTHFTSPIRRYCDVVAHRQLAGAIGYEPLSLSHRDKNKMDMICRNINKKHRNAQFAGRASIEYYVGQVMRNNETVETGYVIKVFNNGIVVLVPKFGVEGLIRLENLTRDTNGANFNEVEFKLNFVHKETGKEREIYVFDKVEVQVKSVLDPVTSKRKAELLLK from the coding sequence atgtCTGCCTCTGCTATCGCTCCAAGAAGGAAACGTCTTTCGGACGGTTTGACAGTCACTCAAAAAGTTTTCATTAGATCCCGTAATGGTGGTGCTACGAAAATCATACGAGAACATTATCTAAGAACAGATATCCCATGTCTTTCCATGGCTTGTACCAAATGCCCAGAAATTGTTGTCCCAGATGCTGAAAATAACTTACCAAAATTCATCCTTTCCAACGATCCGCCTGAATTTCCACAACCCATCGGGAAACATTACGTTGTTTTGGATACGAATATTGTGTTACAAGCcattgatttattagaaaatCCAGATTGTTTCTTTGATGTGATCATTCCACAGATTGTCTTAGATGAAGTGAGAAATAAATCATACCCAGTTTATACAAGATTAAGAACTTTGTGCAGAGATAGCGATGATAAGAAAAGATTTATAGTTTTccataatgaatttaatgaaaatacatttgttgaaagagaaaaggATGAATCCATTAATGATAGAAATGATAGAGCAATTAGGAAAACTTGTCAATGGTACGCaaatcatttgaaagaatatgGTATTAACGTTATATTAGTGACGAATGATCGTTTGAATAGAGAAGCTGCTGAAACAACTACAccaaataaagatgaagagaAACTCATAACTAAAAGTTTGATGCAATATGTGGATCTGTTACCAAAttctgaagaaattaaagatttgaTTCCTAATTTGGAACCAACTAATAATCAAGAACTTATTAAAAGCAATAACAATGTTAGTAAAGAACCAATTTTCCCTGAATATTACTCTACGGCTAGAATTATGGGTGGGCTGAAAAATGGTGTTCTATATCAAGGTAACGTTCAAATCTCtgaatataatttcttGGAAGGTACCGTTTCTTTACCAAGTTTTTCAAAACCTGTATTAATCGTTGgtcaaaaaaatttaaatagAGCCTTTAATGGTGATCAAGTTATCGTGGAACTATTACCAGAATCAGAATGGAAAGCACCTTCTACAATCGTTTTGGATTCAGAACATTTTAATGTGAATGATAATCCTGACGATGATAACAATGAAAATGCTGATACTACTGAACTTGGCATAAATGGCACCTCCAATATAGTAATATCGGATAAAGATCGTAGATTATTAGCCAAGCATGCCATTGAAGCtcaaaaagagaaaaaagtTCAACCAACAGCAAGAGTCGTTGCAATTACAAGAAGATCATGGAGACAATATGTCGGTCAAATTGCTCCAAACTCAGTAGATCTACAAACAGGTGGAACTCAAAATGTCTTTGTTATATTAATGGATAAATGCTTACCAAAGATTAGAATCCGTACAAGACGAGCCCATGATTTATTAGACAAGAGAATTGTTATCTCTATTGATTCATGGCCAACAGATCAAAAATATCCATTGGGACATTTTGTTAGAGACTTAGGGGGAATTGAAACCGCTGAAGCTGAAACTGAagctttattattagagCATGATGTCGAATATAGACCATTTTCTAAAAAAGTCTTGGAATGTTTGCCTGCTGAAGGCCATGAATGGAAAGCTCCTGCATCTTTAACTGATCCAGCTTCTCTTGCCAAGGATCCATTATTAGCCAACAGAAAAGATTTAAGAGATAAATTAATTTGTAGTATCGATCCTCCAGGATGTGTGGATATTGATGACGCTCTACATGCTAAAAAATTACCAAATGGCAATTGGGAAGTTGGTGTACATATTGCTGACGTTACTCATTTCGTTAAACAAGGAACCGCCTTAGATGCAGAAGGTGCTTCTAGAGGTACTTCTGTTTACCTGGTTGACAAACGTATCGATATGTTACCAATGTTATTAGGTACTGATTTATGTTCTTTAAAACCTTATGTTGATAGATTTGCCTTTTCTGTCCTTTGGGAATTAGATTCAAACGCTGATATTGTTAAAGTTGATTTCACTAAATCCGTAATTAAATCAAGAGAGGCGTTTTCATATGAGCAAGCTCAATTAAGAATTGATGATCCAAACCAAACTGATGATTTAACGCAAGGTATGAGAGCTCTTTTACAATTATCtatcaaattgaaacaaaaaaggTTAGATAATGGTGCTTTGAATTTAGCATCACCAGAAGTTAAAGTCCATATGGATAGTGAAACTTCTGATCCAGGTGAAGTTGagattaagaaattattagcTACCAATTCTTTAGTTGAAGAATTTATGTTGTTAGCTAATATTTCAGTGGCAAGAAAGATTTACGATGCATTTCCACAAACTGCAATGTTGAGAAGACATGCCGCTCCACCATCGACGAATTTcgaattattgaatgaaatgTTACATAGAAGGAAGAACATGTCAATTTCTTTGGAATCATCAAAAGCACTTGCTGATTCTTTAGATCGTTGTGAAGATCCAAAAGATCCATATTTCAATACGTTAGTACGTATTATGTCAACTCGTTGTATGATGGCTGCCCAATACTTCTATTCTGGTGCATATTCTTACCCAGATTTTAAGCATTATGGGTTAGCAGTTGATATTTATACACATTTCACCTCACCAATTAGACGTTATTGTGATGTTGTAGCGCATAGGCAATTAGCTGGTGCTATAGGATATGAACCATTGAGTTTATCACATAGagataaaaataagatGGATATGATATGTAGgaatatcaataaaaaGCATAGAAACGCACAATTTGCTGGTAGAGCCAGTATTGAATATTATGTGGGTCAAGTGATGAGAAATAACGAAACTGTGGAGACAGGTTATGTTATCAAAGTTTTCAACAATGGTATTGTGGTCTTAGTACCCAAGTTTGGTGTTGAAGGGTTAATTAGATTAGAGAATTTAACAAGGGATACAAATGGTGCAAACTTCAATGAAGTagaattcaaattgaattttgttCATAAAGAAACtggaaaagaaagagaaatataTGTCTTTGATAAAGTGGAAGTTCAAGTGAAGTCTGTTTTGGATCCAGTAACGAGTAAACGTAAGGCCGAATTGTTGCTAAAGTAA
- the GCN20 gene encoding putative AAA family ATPase GCN20 (similar to Saccharomyces cerevisiae GCN20 (YFR009W); ancestral locus Anc_1.366), which yields MSSIGSQVRKATVSIDPIVTDYAVGYLNHLSSTTLDAVQSKSLDLPLEIDFITKLLINAGSSPDKVESLAKSILDQLSTQLKENQAKLELTGDTSKRLLDINILQSHNSKENINTTLNMLGVGGGADDIEHAGRKMETRVDLKKLAKAEQKIAKKVAKRNNKFVQYEASKLINQSNEEDYDSFFMKINPLEFGSAAGKSKDIKIDTFDLYVGDGQRILSDAQLTLSFGHRYGLVGQNGIGKSTLLRALSRRELNVPKHVSILHVEQELRGDETKALQSVLDADVWRKQLLSEETKINERLKEMDKLRAEFDENSLEVKKLDNEREDLDNHLIQISEKLADMESDKAEARAASILYGLGFSTEAQQKATNTFSGGWRMRLSLARALFCQPDLLLLDEPSNMLDVPSIAYLAEYLKTYPATVLTVSHDRAFLNEVATDIIYQHNERLDYYRGQDFDSFYTTKEERRKTAQREYENQMAYRKHLQEFIDKYRYNAAKSQEAQSRIKKLEKLPVLEPPEEEKTISFKFPDCEKLSPPIIQLQDVSFGYDPESLLLKDVNLDVQMDSRIALVGANGCGKTTLLKVMMEELRPTKGFVSRNGRLRIGYFTQHHVDSLDLTKSAVDWMSTAYPGKNDEEYRRHLGSFGITGSLGLQRMQLLSGGQKSRVAFAALCLNNPHILVLDEPSNHLDTSGLDALEDSLKNFSGGVLMVSHDISIIDSVCNEIWVSENGTCKKFPGTIYDYRDYILSSADASGVVKKH from the coding sequence ATGTCCTCAATAGGTTCCCAAGTCCGCAAAGCTACCGTTTCAATAGATCCCATAGTAACAGACTACGCGGTAGGTTACTTAAATCACTTATCTTCTACTACATTAGATGCAGTCCAAAGTAAATCTTTAGACTTACCCCTAGAAATCGATTTCATTACCAAATTATTAATCAATGCAGGCTCTTCTCCTGACAAAGTCGAATCCCTGGCTAAATCCATCTTGGATCAATTATCTActcaattgaaagaaaatcaagCAAAATTGGAATTAACTGGTGATACATCCAAAAGATTATTAGATATAAACATCTTACAATCACATAActcaaaggaaaatataaacaCAACTTTGAACATGTTAGGTGTCGGAGGTGGTGCAGATGATATCGAACATGCAGGTAGGAAGATGGAAACTAGagttgatttgaaaaaattagcTAAAGCTGAACAAAAAATTGCTAAAAAAGTTGCCAAAaggaataataaatttgttcaatatGAAGCTtctaaattgattaatcaatctaatgaagaagattatGATTCATTCTTTATGAAAATTAATCCATTGGAATTTGGATCAGCTGCTGGTAAATCCAAGGATATTAAGATTGATACATTCGATTTGTACGTGGGGGATGGTCAAAGAATCTTGTCAGATGCTCAATTAACGTTAAGTTTTGGTCATAGATACGGTCTTGTGGGTCAAAATGGTATTGGTAAGTCTACTTTATTAAGAGCTTTATCAAGAAGAGAATTAAACGTTCCAAAACATGTTTCCATTTTACATGTGGAACAAGAATTGAGAGGGGACGAAACTAAGGCGTTACAAAGTGTCTTGGACGCAGATGTTTGGagaaaacaattattaagTGAAGAAACTAAGATTAATGAAAGATTAAAGGAGATGGATAAATTAAGAGCAGAATTCGATGAAAATAGTTTAGAagtgaaaaaattagataatgAACGTGAAGATTTAGataatcatttaattcaaatctctgaaaaattagctGATATGGAATCTGATAAAGCTGAAGCAAGAGCAGCTTCCATCTTATACGGGTTAGGTTTCAGTACAGAAGCTCAACAAAAGGCAACAAATACTTTCTCAGGTGGTTGGAGAATGAGATTATCTCTAGCAAGAGCTTTATTTTGTCAACCcgatttattattattagatgaacCTTCCAATATGTTGGATGTTCCATCTATCGCGTACTTGGctgaatatttgaaaacttaTCCTGCTACTGTCCTAACAGTTTCTCATGATCGTGCCTTCTTGAATGAAGTTGCAActgatattatttatcaACATAATGAAAGATTAGATTATTATAGAGGTCAAGATTTCGATAGTTTCTATACAACAAAGGAGGAACGTAGAAAGACTGCTCAAAGAGAATATGAAAACCAAATGGCGTACAGGAAACATTTAcaagaatttattgataaatataGATATAATGCTGCTAAATCACAAGAAGCACAAtcaagaattaaaaaattggaaaaattaccTGTATTAGAACCTcctgaagaagaaaaaacaattaGTTTCAAATTCCCTGACtgtgaaaaattatctcCACCAATTATTCAATTACAAGATGTTTCATTTGGTTATGATCCTGAAAGTCTATTATTAAAGGACGTTAACTTAGATGTTCAAATGGATTCAAGAATTGCTTTAGTAGGTGCAAATGGTTGTGGTAAGACTACTCTATTAAAAGTGATGATGGAAGAATTGAGACCAACAAAGGGGTTTGTATCAAGAAATGGTAGATTACGTATAGGTTACTTCACACAACATCATGTTGATTCTTTAGATTTAACAAAATCCGCAGTAGATTGGATGTCCACTGCTTATCCAGGTAagaatgatgaagaatatagACGTCATTTAGGTTCTTTTGGTATAACTGGGTCTCTAGGTTTACAAAGAATGCAATTATTATCTGGTGGTCAAAAATCCCGTGTCGCTTTTGCAGCATTATGTCTAAATAATCCTCATATTTTGGTTCTTGATGAACCTTCCAATCATTTAGATACTTCTGGTTTAGATGCTTTAGAagattcattgaaaaacttCAGTGGGGGTGTCTTAATGGTTTCTCATGACATATCCATCATTGATAGTGTTTGTAATGAAATTTGGGTTTCTGAAAATGGTACTTGTAAAAAGTTCCCTGGTACTATCTACGATTATAGGGATTATATCTTATCTTCTGCAGATGCTAGCGGTGTTGTCAAAAAACATTGA